In Candidatus Zixiibacteriota bacterium, the sequence AATGACAAGTGAAAATAATTAACAAAAAATGCAAACAACGCTGTGAAATCTAACATGTAATGATTGAAATAAAATCTAAAAATTTTCACACGGAAACTGCCAGCGCGATTTTTATTATCGCCTTGGTTTCGTTTTTCATTTTGGCTAATTTTACCGCCGGTTTTATTTTTCCGCTTTTTTTGGCGGTTATGTCGGCGGCTTTTTTAATCGCGCTGTTTTATCCCCGCGCCGGATTATACGCCGTAATTTTTCTCACTTTTATTTTTGAAAGGTTTTTCACGCTTCAGCCGATTATTTTAGGGCGGGCGGAATATAAATTGTATCCTTTAGACATTATTTTTATTGGAGTGATCGGAGGGATTGTTATCCGAAAAATCTTTCCCCTTTTCCAAAAGGGGATTAGGCGGGATTTCCGCGTAAAAGGAAGAAGAGCGGCGGATTGTTTTTTGATGTCGTTTATTGCTTTATCGGCTGTTTATTTTATTTTCAGCGCTTTTGTTTTAAAAAACGATTTTGCTTTAGCGTTCAGCAGTTTTAAAAACTACGCTTTTTATTCGCTTTTCTATTTCGCGGTTTTGCTTTTAATAAATAACAAGGAAACCTTGGCGCGGCTTTTAAAATTCGCGGCGGCGGGAGCGGCGGGAATCGTATTTTTTATAGTTTATGGAATTTTAAGCGGAAGCGGGCTCTGGTCGGAATTTACCCCGCTTTCCACGCAGGGAATAAGAATATTGGCGTTTCCCCACGCTTTTTATTTGTCTATGGCGGTAGTTTTCTCTCTCGCTTATCTGGCGTCGGATAAATCCGCGCGCGCCAAAAAATATCTCTATTTTCTCGTTCCCGTTTGGATTGCCGGAATTTCAG encodes:
- a CDS encoding O-antigen ligase family protein produces the protein MIEIKSKNFHTETASAIFIIALVSFFILANFTAGFIFPLFLAVMSAAFLIALFYPRAGLYAVIFLTFIFERFFTLQPIILGRAEYKLYPLDIIFIGVIGGIVIRKIFPLFQKGIRRDFRVKGRRAADCFLMSFIALSAVYFIFSAFVLKNDFALAFSSFKNYAFYSLFYFAVLLLINNKETLARLLKFAAAGAAGIVFFIVYGILSGSGLWSEFTPLSTQGIRILAFPHAFYLSMAVVFSLAYLASDKSARAKKYLYFLVPVWIAGISGSMMRHLWIGLFISIIFLYFIAPRKNKAALRKIAANYFLAVLAIAVFIFYAAALFPHSGLSKSSAAALNAIGNRIASTANIYDESILWRSAAWNSALKEYARNPILGLGFGRKVFIEIGRYKNLVEIRNIHNSFLALLVQTGLLGAGLFIFFIWSTVKNAFKEAREKNDFGAFKMAALSVLMFHLIIFMFQPYLETNLLGIFFWLNLGILRISAKSK